DNA sequence from the Octopus bimaculoides isolate UCB-OBI-ISO-001 chromosome 22, ASM119413v2, whole genome shotgun sequence genome:
CCTTTATCATAGCAGTCCCTTTATCATAGCTGTCCCTCTATCATAGCAACGGTCCCTTTATCATAGCATCAGTCCCGCAATCATAGCAGTCCCTCTATTGTAGCAGCAGTCCCTTTATTAGAGCAGCACCTCTATCATAGCAGTCCCTTTATCATAACTATCCCTATTGTAGCTGTCCCTCTATCATAGCCATCCCTCTGTCATAGCAGTCCCTCTGTCATAGCCATCCTTCTATCATATATTCATATCCTTCAACTATACCCAACCCATATACTTCATATTCATATCCTTCAATTATACCCAGCCCAGTCTTGTCATCCAGGTATTTGGTGACCTTACCTATGCTGGTTCCATGAAAAATGTACCTCGTAccctctgtgaagtggttggcagacattggagcttgatgcattTCTTGGGTCACCAGTTCCTGTTCAATTGTCCAGCCCATGTTAgtattgttaaatgatgatgataatgatgagagagATTTTTAAATTTGCTTGGAGAAATTCCAAAGCCTTTATTTGGTATTAATAATTAGTACACTATTATTTATGCTAATTTGTACGCTATTATTTTTTACCACAGGAAACAATGTCAGGTATGTTATATGCAACTTATATAATAAGCAAGGGAGATTTGAAAGGAACAGAAGCTCTTATTTGCGTTGCTCAAGAGTAAGCATTAAGAACTAACTACATAAAATTCCACATTGACAAAATGATCAAATCGCCATTGTATGTGGATGTAGTTTTTTGGCACAGTGGGAGTAAAAGAGACTGCATGATAATAAGGTTGCTCAAATTGTACATTGATTTTTGCATGGGAAATACAACTTGGAAATAAGCTGAAATAAGTGGTATGAACACCAGCCACTCACTATAACAGTAGACAATATGGTGACATTGCTATGGGATTTCAATGGGACAATGTGACTGAGGCAAGGAGACCTAATTTGATCCTGATTGAGAACAAAGAAAGATATTGCTGGATTATTGGCATCACTATCCAGGAGATATCCATGGGTCAGAGAAGGAGGACAAAGTGGATGGGTACCAAGATTTGAAGCATAAGATAGCACATTTGTGGGAACTGGGGTAAGTGGAAGTTATACTTGCTGTGATAGGGGCACTCGGAACCGTGACAAACCAATTTCAGAAGCGGTTTGGCAAATGGTCTGAGATgctgcagaaaacagcactacttggaacaTCCAGGATTCTGAGAAGAGTTATATCAATGTAACTGGAATGGAAAAGCTGACAAACCCATGGCCATTAGTTATAACTCACTCCTGAACAAGAGATATCAACATACAATCTTTCTGAgaaatgtgataataataataacaacaataacattttgagtttgcatatttataaagtttttttttataaatccttaaaggaaaaaaaaaaaacttactgtgCTCCAGAAGCAGCTAATGTATTTGCCCAGACATCAGGGTTGAAGAATTCAGCAGTGAACATTGGTGCAAAGTCAGCATAGGTGAAATCAGGTTGGTAGTTTTTGTTCATGAAATCAATATAAGCGGGAAGTTTTGTACCTTGCCAGTTCCACCAAAACCATTCGGAACCATAACTTGGCACAGAAAACACCCCCCAGTGAAGGAAGATACCAATTTTGGCATCATCATACCATTTTGGTATTGGTCGAGTGTCCAAAGAGCACCAATCAGGAGAGTAACGCATTTGTTTAGATCCATGTGATCCCTTCTGGAAAGAAACCAAAACAGCAAGTAAAAGGAGAGCAAGAATTATCTTGGAGATTGTCATGAttctttgatttgatttgatttgatttgtatTTCCTTTGGAAGCGCAAAAATGTAATTGTTTAGGTTTTAGCTAAATGGTTGCTTGCTTTctctgtctacagtctgtctcttcccaactatatatatatgtgtgtgtctgtgtctgtttgtgtgtgtgtgtgtgtgcgtgtgcacgtgtgtatgtgtgcttccatgcatgcaggtgtgtgtgtgtgtgccatatcAAAATATTACCCCTTCCTCTATACACCTTGACACAAATACCTATTTCTCtaatgataaacaaacaaaattgcttcatttcatttgttgttttaattgttgttgttgttgttttggtcttTGCcccaaaatgtaaaaatagaagTCACATGATgttagatttttgtttattttggtccAACTTGACACAATTTATCTGTAGTGAGGGGTAGCCGGGTGGCCATGTTATAGCTTGTCTTCTATCGGCAGCAAGTTCAATTTATCAGATATGGTTGAATGGGGTTAAAGTGCATATcacccaccaacaccaccaccaccaccaataccattatcaccatcgacaccaccacctccaacatccATTATCACTTTCACTGCTACCATCcttgtttttcatcatcatcatcatcatcatcatcatcatcattatccttactGTCATCTCTAACTCTTCattcactgccatcaccaccaccatcataatcatcaccatcactactaccaagTCTACCAcgaccactatcatcatcatcatcatcatcgttatcgtcatcatcagtgctcccaccaccaccaccaccaccaccttccaaCACTCTCTCTCCAGCACTGCTGTAAATAACAATTGCCATTATCACAAACAATTGTCCCCAGGTGATTGTCTGATAGACCTGATAAAAGGGCATCTGGGTTCAAATAACATTCAAGttagttttacattttatttcttccggggggggggggaaggatgCAGATTGAAACAAAGTACTAGTTCTATATCAATGTCATGAATATATTCAACATTGTTAAAAATGCTGTCTGGCTGTGGTTTAACAGATCAAAGAATTTCAGAGTGTAATCATTTTggacatagtgtgtgtgtgtaagtcattaatatataaaacgtacgtgtatgtgtatatatatatatacacacacatatacatatatcgccaggggtgtagccagcccacttatgagtaccttccttcattggacactacaCTCTGCcagcgaagacctgttgaggcaagtgaaactgaatgctagcatggaaagtggacgttaaacgatgatgatgatgatgatgatgatgatgatgattctttcactttccatcttttTGAGATGTATTCAATTGTCTGTAAATTAcactgtataatttttttttttttctgcattacacacaaaatcacatttTCAATATCGTTCAATCTCTGTGGCTTTCTCACTAGAAGTGGGGTAGTGTAAAAACTAGCACTTCTTTTCTTCACActtagattcgaaaccgaatctaaggattCTTGCTCATCTGAGCCACCACTGACCAAACAGGTgcgaaagaattttctttgtcttgtcaAAAAATGATGAATCGTCTCCCTTCGACCTACGACCTCAGCTATGTCAGGTGAAGTTCAAATGGACAAGAGCAGACCTATTTAGACACAATCTCTCCTGtagtatgtctgtctttctaacTGCCACGGCTGTTATAAATACCATGGTCTGCAAAGGGACAGGCAGAAAGGACCTGGGATGCAGATAGAGCACATGAGATAGCCGACCAGTATTTTCTCAGCTGAACGATGCATACACAGATGCAAAACATATTCAGTCCTACCACATCATATCACAGATGTAtcctgttgtttttattcttctcagCTCGTAGCAGTTGACAACATAATTGATGGAGTGAAAAATTGTGTGTACCAACAGCAAATGCAAGtctcataaataaattatttaaactataaATTGATACACCTTTtccactacatatgtatatatatatatatatagagttattaatatttctaagtctctctaaaggagactacgacagcggtactggaaattaatagttatcgccaagccaacatggcagtcccaaaattaggacgaaagctgccgtgaattagctccaagaagccatcgcctctagctagctatgtgacacacgaaacctgtgtcctttataaccttcgaacaggggaggtcagcagtgtccccctgctggtttggtatctgcagactagtttcagggtgttgccccttgtcaatgcagagcagccaagccctagccaggcggcgctgctgactatctgttcgaaAGTTATTTATCTAATNNNNNNNNNNNNNNNNNNNNNNNNNNNNNNNNNNNNNNNNNNNNNNNNNNNNNNNNNNNNNNNNNNNNNNNNNNNNNNNNNNNNNNNNNNNNNNNNNNNNNNNNNNNNNNNNNNNNNNNNNNNNNNNNNNNNNNNNNNNNNNNNNNNNNNNNNNNNNNNNNNNNNNNNNNNNNNNNNNNNNNNNNNNNNNNNNNNNNNNNNNNNNNNNNNNNNNNNNNNNNNNNNNNNNNNNNNNNNNNNNNNNNNNNNNNNNNNNNNNNNNNNNNNNNNNNNNNNNNNNNNNNNNNNNNNNNNNNNNNNNNNNNNNNNNNNNNNNNNNNNNNNNNNNNNNNNNNNNNNNNNNNNNNNNNNNNNNNNNNNNNNNNNNNNNNNNNNNNNNNNNNNNNNNNNNNNNNNNNNNNNNNNNNNNNNNNNNNNNNNNNNNNNNNNNNNNNNNNNNNNNNNNNNNNNNNNNNNNNNNNNNNNNNNNNNNNNNNNNNNNNNNNNNNNNNNNNNNNNNNNNNNNNNNNNNNNNNNNNNNNNNNNNNNNNNNNNNNNNNNNNNNNNNNNNNNNNNNNNNNNNNNNNNNNNNNNNNNNNNNNNNNNNNNNNNNNNNNNNNNNNNNNNNNNNNNNNNNNNNNNNNNNNNNNNNNNNNNNNNNNNNNNNNNNNNNNNNNNNNNNNNNNNNNNNNNNNNNNNNNNNNNNNNNNNNNNNNNNNNNNNNNNNNNNNNNNNNNNNNNNNNNNNNNNNNNNNNNNNNNNNNNNNNNNNNNNNNNNNNNNNNNNNNNNNNNNNNNNNNNNNNNNNNNNNNNNNNNNNNNNNNNNNNNNNNNNNNNNNNNNNNNNNNNNNNNNNNNNNNNNNNNNNNNNNNNNNNNNNNNNNNNNNNNNNNNNNNNNNNNNNNNNNNNNNNNNNNNNNNNNNNNNNNagaaaggggacagaggtgtcagagacagtacaggagaagtggagggcaggatggaaagattgaacgaaagagaggaacgagtcaagatgttcacgggagagagaggtggcaccgatacagtcgtcgatataccgaccgtatagttcgggagtgggaccagtgaaactgtgtctttctgtctatctttctatctgtctgtctgcctgtctgtctgtatgtatgtatagatagatagatatatagatatgtgcatatatatatatatacatatgcacatatctatatatctatctatctatacatacatacagacagacaggcagacagacagatagaaagatagacagaaagacagacagatagagagagaaagagaaagagagcatgttTATTCATCAAGGTTTGTAATTTTAAACACCCACGCCCAGTCACACGGTAAGCTTGATATAGGGATGTCTGGTAGGTCAATTTTAAGCCCAGTCATAGAATAGtaactgtatgtaaatatatttggataGCCAAGCATGCGGACAACTGTTGCTGATGTTGGTTTTGCAGCTCCAAGGATGAGCATGTTATTGTTTGGCCAAAACAACGTAGTAGCATACACAACTTTTGTGTTGTTTTCCATTTTACTGGTATACCTGGAGGAGAGAGAAAtagcaaaacaagaaaaacagataATGGCATAGGTTtattatgtattcatacatatatacacatttatatattttacagagaagaaagtaaattttgaatgcAGTAAAGCTGTAAAAACAGCAGAAGATTGAGTATTTGCCCttatcagaaagagaaaaaagttgcCAGCAGGCAGCTATGGGAGTTGAACTTGTATCCCTCAAATACTGGCTGAGAGCttctaccattaagctaaatgACCCTTGACAACAATTACCACTAATTTTTAATGCTAAATTACAGTTTTTTGAATGTGACAACATTTTATAACAAACTTTGCAAGCGTCGAATGTGGTTggatatgtagacagacagagagacagataggtagacacaGAAATatcctgtatacatgcatacacacatgcatagatatgcagAGAcctatatgcacactcatacatatatacatacatagatgccgAGTAAACTATTTGTGAAATAAACCAAACAAGGGAGTCGCTACGTTGGTGATTGATgttctagaaatagtagccaaatgttTCTACTGTCTTATAAAAAATGAAGGGCACATTGGTAAATGTTTTTCAAGGTACACAATGTCAGCTAAATGATGcctaaacagcaacaagaataacaacatctAAAATATTTCAGACAAATGAAGATAATGAAAGGAAGTATTCTTACCAAACTTTCTTTGTATACGTGTCATTCTGGTGGGTCCAAGGTTTGCTGGCATAGATGGCCTCTCCATTGACTTTGAGCCACTGACCAACTTGGACCAATCTTTCTTCAAAAATTGGAGCAATACGTCCATCGTGGGTGGGTCCAACGTTCATAAGAAGATTTCCTCCACAGCTAAGAATCAATTAGTTGATACAATCAATTGACAACAGCAGCATTAGCaagtaaagtaccagtaataataataataataataataataataataagtggaggcacaatggcccagtggttagggcagcggactcgcggtcataagatcgcggtttcgattcccagattgggtgttgtaagtgtttattgagcgaaaacacctaaaagctcctcgaggctccggcaggggatggtggcgaaccctgctgtactcttccaccaccactttctctcactctttcatcctgtttctgttgtgcctgtaatacaaagggtcagccttgtcatactgtgtcatgctgaatatctccgagaactacgttaagggtacacgtgtctgtggggtgttcagccacttgcacgttaatttcacgagcaggctgttccattgatcggatcaactggaaccctcgacgtcataagcgacagactgctaacagcaacaacaacaataataataataataataataataataataataataataatgtgggattaaaaacaaaacctgGCAAAAGGCAGAGGAACTTAAAAAGAGTCAATGGCCATCCATTCTGAAAACAGGTAGACAGAACTCATGAGCCTTGGTTGGTAGTCTGTCTAGGAGAAGGAATACTCTGATTTAAAACTTAGGGTAGATAGGACTCCTTACTCACAGTAGGGACAACCTGTCTCCTGATAGTCAAGCCCAACTCCTTCATGAAATCAACAAAAGTATGAGAAAAGGCAAGTATCTAGCACTTCCAAATAACCAGTGCTCTGGGTAGGCTATACTCATTAGCCTAGGAGAAGGAACACGCCAAGCCCAAAaccagcttatatatataatgaaactgcAGCTTAAACTTAGGACGACAAGTTACATATGATTCAGCTGAATTTAAACTGGAGATTACGTGTAGAGTATGTTGAAATAAAGCTTGAAGTAAGGATTACAGGCAAGCTACAATAAAGCAGAACTTAAACTAGACAATAAGCTGTATAAGATGAACAGCTTAAACTGGGAACTACATGCTATCTATGATGTAACAAAGCTTAAACTGGAAAGTACAAGTTTCATATGTTGAAACAGGATTTAAACTGATCCACATGCTATACATGATGAAACACAGCTTAAACTAATGACTACAGAATCATGTATGTATTGATCAGGTTGTTGGTCTATACAGGTGGGTGGGTTAGGGGTAACATTGCTTACAGCAATGATTTAAACCACCTTGAAGTAATCTTGCAGCCAGATGAACTAGATCAGGGCAGGTCAGGTATGGAAGTGTGCACTGTTGCAGCTTGTAACTGCATCCACCAATCCTTGATCTCTTCAAACAAGAACATAGAACAACAAACTGAAATCTTGTTTttttaacattgttgttgttggcactccgtcgcttacgacgtcgagggttccagttgatcctatcaacggaacagcctgctcgtaaaattaacgtgcaagtggctgagcactccacagttctcggggatattcagtgtgacactgaATAGTGTAAGGCATTCTGAGTGATCCCCCAACAAATCTTACAATCcacaaaagtaacaaaaacaaaaatacaataataaaagataCCAAAGTCAGTACCAACCTGACGGTCTCGACTAGTAGAGATATCAGCCCTTCAATGGTATAATAGTCTGAGTAGCGAGCACGGCGCCGGTAGCCCCAGGAATACTTATCAATAGTCATGGCATTCTCCCATTTGTGATTTATCAATTTACCTGGATGAACGACATTTAGAAGAAGACAATGGTTTACTGACAATTATCTCCAGTAACAAattgaacttttttttaaatttaaatcttaaGTAGAAAACATAATGTTAACAACCAGAATAATGTACTTTCTTTTTCATCAGTTTCCCTCTTCAGTTTTGAAGAAGATTAAGTTAAGCCAAGCTCATGTCACAGTTTACCTCTTCAACATTGAAGATCAAATTTTGTCAGCTTATTATCATCAAGAATAAAGATTGACTTAATTAGAGTTCATGTCagtttatttcttcaattttggtGCTGAAAGCAAGTTCATGTCAAATAAATCAATTCAAACGGAATGCATGTCACagtttatttcatcaactttgaACAGATAACAGATATTCAGTGATCCTGTTATACATGGCCTCAAATCTACTTGATTCAAATCAAGCAGAGTTGAGACTAGTTTAACAGGATTACACACATCAGTTGTTAGTTAATAACATCCAATGCTGGGTTACAATTACTACAATTGTAGTAATTTTCAACAGGCTGGTATCAAAAAGATTGGTCTCTCAACTGCTTAAATGTTACACAAAATGATGCTATATGCCTGTTGCTTAAAGAGTTaacattaaaaactttttcaagCACCATCTCACCATTTTAGCAGACAAAAACATGTTCCAAGTAACATAtagctatctttctatatatcagtCATTTGATGTTTTGTACTCACCAGGATTATATCTATCTTGGCATGTGTAAAAGTCTCCATGGTGACAAGAATCTCCAGCTCCCCATCGGTCATTTACCACAACAGTGTCTTTCACTGGactggaagagaaagacagagaaatggaagaaaattttatGTATTGACCAATCACAACGTAAAAGATGTACTTGATTGGTATGGAATGGTTGAATTAAGGTGGAATCAGGGATGGTGGTGGAATAGAGCAAGAGAGAAATATGAGAGTGAATTAGAGGCAGGGTGGAGAGTAACGAGGGGAGGGGGTAAACTAGAGAGTGGAGGAAGAttaaagaaagaggagaaaattaAAAAGGAATTTCAGAGTCAATGATTGAGGTAAGAATTTGgttaaaaatgtttaatttgaaatatgtgcagaaattattttcactttcagGACAAAAATGTTATGCCAATGTTGTCatggaaataagagaaaaattttCCTGAAATTTCTCTAAAACCGAGAATTTCCCACTGCATATTGTTTATCCATCACACCAAAAACAAGTTACATTCCTCGCAATTCCAAACAAATCTAAGCACTCAATAGTCCTtgaatgtggaatcatatcataagctttCTGACAATCCATTATTTCCAGATATGGatgtttaatgtttaaatttaCAGATAACAACACTCTATTcaccacaaacaaacattaaCTCCTACAATTCaacaatttcaaataattaattcCCAGGTTGGCCCATACAACTATGCATACCTTTTTTAATAATACCTTTCCCCATGCCcttgcatatattttttaataataatgataataataataaaaataataataataataataatggtatcagatttagccacaagggcagcaatttttggtgggaggggatgagttgattacattgaccccagtgtgcaactggtacttattttattgaccccgaaaggatgaaaggcaaagtcaacccttgccggaataataatgataataataataataataaNNNNNNNNNNctggtacttattttattgaccccgaaaggatgaaaggcaaagtcaacccttgccggaataataatgataataataataataataataataataatgataataatagtaataataataataataataataataataataatggattgaTTATCAcaaagcttatgatatgattccacattGAAGGATCATCGGGTGCTTAGATTTGTTTGGATTTGCAAGGAATGTAACCTGATTttctgaagagaagtatggtggggTGAAAAACTTGAGTTGACAGCCTATGGACATAGTTTGGGCACCCTTGGCATCAGGAGAGGGATTTTCCAAGACAATGGCTTATCTccgttgctttttgttctctgcatgatCCTGCTGACCTTGGTACTTAGGAAAATGAATCTGAGATATATGCTAAAGGGAAAATCtcaaagtaagaaatacaagatgttgtggggctttaacattcagactgacagaatgATAGAAGCTAGACGCTCTGATTTAGTAGTGGAAGATAAAGAAGATTGAAAGTGTCAGATGATTGACTTTACagtctcaaatgatgaaaaaatagcaaagtaccaggacctagccattgaattacagagactatggaaagtttgggtaaaatgtatcccaatagttataggtgcattgggaactatccctaaaaatctgtacagatggatagaggaaataggcataaaacccagtttagtacaactccaaaaaacagtgttattagggacagctaggatatttaagagggttcttggcatctaaggttacttgttggagcctgatgttaggaatttttcttttccaacggtctaatctgttgtgtgtataataacaacaacaacaacaacaacaacaacaacaacaataataataataataataataataataataataataataacctgtcATTATAGAGCCATGCAATAAACTCTGTCGAATTCCAGTATTTATCTGTTGCACCCGCTTCACCATCTGACCAAATTACATCAGGTTTGTAATTCATAACCAGTTCATACAACTCAGGCATAGTTTTCTCCTAAGGACATATTGAAATACATAGTTATTTAGGACAGGAACACTGAGGACAAAGATgggcagacggacggacagacagtcGGACGTACGGACAGACGGACACTCACATAAAGATAAAGAATCAAATGAAAAAGTGATTTTTTTAATGCTGTTCAGATTGTCTCTTACGAGAGTGATGCACAATATTTTCCAGACGTtccacaaaattattattatgtgtgtatgtgtgtgtgtgtgcgtgcatacctatctatattatttaacacacgcacacacacacatgcacgtgcatacacattaaAAGAGAGGCAGGctaacagacaaacagagacacagacacagataagCAGGAATTGGTCTGAACTTACCTGAACAAACTTTTGGGTtgtaaaattgttggctttgtctTGTAGAAAGAGGGGGTGGAACCATTCAAAGAGAGAATGGTACAAACCAAAATGGATTGGAGTCTTCTTGATGGCAGCTGCAAGTTCACCTGAAGgatgagggagagaaaaagaagtcaCCTGTAATTGTTTTGTTAGGTATTGCTGGTGGTTGTGGG
Encoded proteins:
- the LOC106878249 gene encoding alpha-L-fucosidase-like, which codes for MQVITKTMASELTVSVWWPSSTLFLILILSSTSLSWDVAAFRTSDSSGPYKPDWQSLDTRPIPKWYDEAKIGIFLHWGVFSVPSFRSEWFWWYLDGARDPSCVKFMKDNYRPGFTYQDFAPMFTTEFFDPNQWAEIFTKSGARYVVLTSKHHEGYTNWPSKHSWNWNSKAVGPKRDLVGELAAAIKKTPIHFGLYHSLFEWFHPLFLQDKANNFTTQKFVQEKTMPELYELVMNYKPDVIWSDGEAGATDKYWNSTEFIAWLYNDSPVKDTVVVNDRWGAGDSCHHGDFYTCQDRYNPGKLINHKWENAMTIDKYSWGYRRRARYSDYYTIEGLISLLVETVSCGGNLLMNVGPTHDGRIAPIFEERLVQVGQWLKVNGEAIYASKPWTHQNDTYTKKVWYTSKMENNTKVVYATTLFWPNNNMLILGAAKPTSATVVRMLGYPNIFTYSYYSMTGLKIDLPDIPISSLPCDWAWVFKITNLDE